The following proteins are co-located in the Flammeovirga kamogawensis genome:
- a CDS encoding DUF5723 family protein, with protein sequence MKLLKYILVTTAVLFISNKSSFAQQVNTLYFMNSVPQAIQYNPAKKSEYKWSVSFPVTNISATVYNQFNYNDVTYQENNKTYLDIDGFLNKLDKTNEQYSSISSELFGIYFQKDRFGVNLTANVSTYEHLTYSKELFSTILRGPAQEGTLGKTQDFSSIANVYAFYDVSLGGNYKVNDKLVVGARMKLMFGTYNVKAQINGSLLQGEGANMPITISGDVDIDANGLGNIVDADGQIEIDDEEPLNSLSEFSNVGFAVDLGAVYQYDEKLTFEASVRNLGAIFWQDDRKYSYNASLADLSYSGMDPSDILNGETDDSFPTFSDSLVFKPTDGSDSKNTTLPTTINLAATYEVWEHSTAGALFSQTFYEGEYYPSLTLSIDKQFGKFFGLGLSYTMDKGSYANVGALVSFGFPGFQMYVVSDNLLTAGLQWDKAKTANMRFGVNLPFGKVENKDAIDRKLEKRLN encoded by the coding sequence ATGAAATTATTAAAATATATACTCGTAACTACTGCTGTTTTGTTTATAAGCAACAAGAGTAGTTTTGCACAACAAGTTAATACACTTTACTTTATGAATAGTGTACCACAAGCTATTCAATACAACCCTGCAAAAAAGTCTGAATATAAATGGTCTGTATCTTTTCCAGTTACTAATATTTCTGCAACTGTGTATAACCAATTTAATTATAACGATGTAACTTATCAGGAGAATAACAAAACGTACCTTGATATTGATGGTTTTTTAAATAAGCTGGATAAAACAAACGAGCAGTATTCTTCTATATCATCAGAACTGTTTGGTATTTATTTTCAGAAAGATAGATTTGGTGTTAACCTTACAGCAAATGTATCTACTTATGAACACCTTACTTATTCTAAAGAATTATTCAGTACCATTTTAAGAGGACCTGCTCAAGAGGGGACTTTAGGTAAAACTCAAGACTTCAGTTCTATTGCGAATGTGTATGCATTCTACGATGTTTCTTTAGGTGGTAACTATAAAGTAAATGATAAACTTGTAGTGGGTGCTAGAATGAAATTAATGTTTGGAACTTACAACGTTAAAGCACAAATTAACGGTTCTTTATTACAAGGTGAAGGAGCAAACATGCCAATAACAATTTCTGGAGATGTTGATATAGATGCAAATGGACTTGGAAATATTGTTGATGCTGACGGACAGATTGAGATTGATGATGAAGAGCCTTTAAATTCACTTTCAGAATTTTCTAATGTTGGTTTTGCTGTAGATTTAGGTGCAGTTTATCAGTACGATGAAAAGTTAACTTTTGAAGCCTCTGTAAGAAACTTAGGTGCTATTTTTTGGCAAGATGATAGAAAGTACAGTTATAATGCTTCTTTGGCAGATCTTTCGTATTCAGGAATGGACCCATCTGACATCTTAAATGGTGAAACTGATGATAGTTTTCCTACATTCTCAGATTCGTTAGTTTTTAAGCCAACTGATGGATCAGATAGCAAAAATACAACTTTGCCAACTACAATAAACTTGGCAGCTACTTACGAGGTTTGGGAACACTCTACAGCAGGTGCATTATTCTCGCAAACATTTTATGAAGGAGAATATTATCCATCTTTAACTTTATCTATTGATAAGCAATTTGGTAAGTTCTTTGGCTTGGGATTAAGCTATACAATGGACAAGGGTAGTTATGCAAATGTAGGAGCATTGGTTTCTTTTGGTTTTCCTGGTTTTCAAATGTATGTTGTTTCAGACAACTTACTTACAGCAGGTTTACAATGGGATAAAGCAAAGACAGCAAATATGCGTTTTGGTGTTAATTTACCTTTTGGTAAAGTAGAAAATAAAGATGCTATTGATAGAAAATTAGAAAAGAGATTAAACTAA